From the genome of Scytonema hofmannii PCC 7110, one region includes:
- a CDS encoding B12-binding domain-containing radical SAM protein yields MLLEKTFASNTSTTSYIPRHQKRILCIFPKYSRSFGTFHHAYPLISRVRAFMPPQGILVVAAYLPKQWEVRFIDENVRSAKKSDYRWADAIVVSGMHIQREQINQINEIAHTEGKITVVGGPSVSGCPEYYPNFDILHLGEMGDATDQMIEYLDTHTTRPEKQIRFETKERLPLNEFPIPAYHLVNLKQYFLANVQFSSGCPYRCEFCDIPELYGRNPRLKEPEQVLAELDAMLESGNPGAVYFVDDNFVGDRRALMKLLPHLIDWQKRNGYPIQFACEATLNLAQSPKLLEMMREAYFCTVFCGIETPETDALQAISKTHNLSMPILEAVRVLSSYGIEVVSGIIIGFDTDTPDTPNKILEFIRLSQIPMLTINLLYALPKTPLWRRLEQEGRLVFEDNRESNIQFLMPYEQVINMWRRCITVAYEPEFLYQRFAYNMQHTYPNRIKVPNSPARTSWKNIKKGLTILLNIILRVGVFGNYRKTFWKMAKPALKAGNIESLIHVGLVGHHLIKFAQECDRGDESASFYSQKVRQQVSIEV; encoded by the coding sequence ATGCTTTTAGAAAAAACCTTTGCTAGCAATACTTCAACAACCTCCTACATTCCGCGCCATCAAAAGCGCATCCTCTGCATCTTCCCCAAGTACAGTCGGTCATTTGGAACTTTCCATCACGCTTATCCCTTGATAAGTCGTGTTAGAGCTTTCATGCCACCACAAGGTATTTTAGTTGTGGCTGCTTACTTACCCAAACAATGGGAGGTTCGGTTTATTGATGAAAACGTGCGATCGGCAAAAAAGTCAGATTACCGATGGGCTGATGCGATCGTTGTGAGTGGAATGCACATCCAACGGGAGCAGATTAATCAAATCAATGAAATTGCCCACACAGAAGGCAAAATAACAGTTGTGGGAGGTCCTTCTGTCTCCGGTTGCCCGGAATATTACCCCAACTTTGATATTTTACATTTGGGAGAAATGGGAGATGCGACTGACCAAATGATTGAATATTTAGACACACACACCACACGTCCCGAAAAGCAAATTCGTTTTGAAACCAAAGAACGCTTACCTTTGAACGAGTTTCCCATTCCAGCCTATCATTTGGTTAATCTCAAACAATATTTTCTTGCCAATGTTCAGTTTTCCAGTGGTTGTCCTTACCGTTGTGAATTTTGTGATATCCCCGAACTTTACGGACGCAACCCCCGCCTTAAGGAACCAGAGCAAGTTCTTGCTGAACTAGATGCCATGCTGGAATCCGGTAATCCAGGCGCAGTTTACTTTGTCGATGATAACTTTGTGGGCGATCGCCGTGCTCTCATGAAGTTGCTTCCTCACCTGATTGACTGGCAAAAGCGCAATGGGTATCCCATTCAATTCGCCTGTGAAGCGACACTCAATTTGGCACAAAGCCCCAAATTGTTAGAAATGATGCGTGAAGCTTATTTTTGTACAGTTTTCTGCGGTATTGAAACACCAGAAACTGATGCTCTCCAAGCGATTTCTAAAACGCACAACCTCAGTATGCCAATCCTGGAAGCAGTTCGAGTTTTGAGCAGTTATGGCATAGAAGTCGTATCGGGAATCATTATAGGATTTGATACCGATACACCTGATACACCAAATAAAATTCTGGAATTTATTCGATTGTCCCAGATTCCCATGCTGACAATCAACCTGCTCTACGCATTACCCAAAACTCCATTGTGGCGAAGATTAGAACAAGAAGGGCGACTCGTGTTTGAGGATAATCGGGAATCAAATATTCAGTTTTTAATGCCTTACGAACAGGTTATTAATATGTGGCGACGCTGCATTACAGTTGCCTACGAACCTGAATTTTTGTATCAGCGATTTGCCTACAATATGCAGCATACCTATCCCAATCGCATCAAAGTTCCCAATAGCCCAGCCCGTACTTCTTGGAAGAATATTAAAAAAGGTTTGACTATTTTATTAAATATCATACTAAGGGTAGGTGTTTTTGGTAATTATCGTAAAACATTCTGGAAAATGGCAAAACCAGCCTTAAAAGCTGGCAATATAGAAAGTTTAATTCATGTTGGACTTGTAGGGCATCATCTCATTAAGTTTGCACAAGAGTGCGATCGAGGAGACGAATCTGCTTCCTTCTATTCACAGAAAGTACGTCAGCAAGTTTCAATTGAAGTGTAA